In the Silurus meridionalis isolate SWU-2019-XX chromosome 6, ASM1480568v1, whole genome shotgun sequence genome, one interval contains:
- the rab39bb gene encoding RAB39B, member RAS oncogene family b isoform X1 — translation MNPTSLYMETIWLYQFRLIVIGDSTVGKSCLIRRFTEGRFAQVSDPTVGVDFFSRLVEIEPGKRIKLQIWDTAGQERFRSITRAYYRNSVGGLLLFDITNRRSFQNVREWLEEARSHVQPHTIVFLLVGHKCDLETQRQVSRHEAEKLASVFGMRYVETSACDAINVERAFTELTRDIFELVKHGDITIEEDWEGVRSGFVPNMVHSSEEVTKNERRCYC, via the exons ATGAACCCGACCAGCCTCT ACATGGAGACAATATGGCTTTACCAGTTTCGCTTGATCGTCATCGGGGACTCCACGGTTGGTAAATCATGTTTGATCAGGCGCTTCACAGAGGGGAGGTTCGCCCAAGTTTCTGACCCTACAGTTGGTGTGGATTTTTTCTCCCGCCTGGTTGAGATTGAGCCGGGAAAACGAATAAAGCTCCAGATATGGGATACGGCAGGTCAGGAGCGCTTCAG GTCCATTACTAGAGCGTACTACCGTAACTCAGTAGGAGGCCTGCTGCTCTTTGATATCACAAATCGCCGCTCATTTCAGAACGTGCGTGAGTGGCTAGAGGAGGCACGCAGTCATGTGCAACCACACACCATCGTCTTCCTTCTAGTGGGCCACAAGTGCGATCTGGAGACACAACGTCAGGTCTCCCGGCATGAGGCCGAGAAGTTGGCATCGGTTTTCGGCATGCGTTACGTGGAGACTTCGGCGTGCGATGCCATCAACGTGGAAAGGGCGTTCACCGAGCTCACGCGTGACATCTTTGAGTTGGTCAAGCATGGAGACATCACTATTGAAGAAGACTGGGAGGGGGTGCGGAGCGGCTTTGTTCCTAACATGGTGCACTCATCCGAGGAGGTAACAAAGAATGAACGCCGGTGCTACTGCTGA
- the rab39bb gene encoding RAB39B, member RAS oncogene family b isoform X2: METIWLYQFRLIVIGDSTVGKSCLIRRFTEGRFAQVSDPTVGVDFFSRLVEIEPGKRIKLQIWDTAGQERFRSITRAYYRNSVGGLLLFDITNRRSFQNVREWLEEARSHVQPHTIVFLLVGHKCDLETQRQVSRHEAEKLASVFGMRYVETSACDAINVERAFTELTRDIFELVKHGDITIEEDWEGVRSGFVPNMVHSSEEVTKNERRCYC; this comes from the exons ATGGAGACAATATGGCTTTACCAGTTTCGCTTGATCGTCATCGGGGACTCCACGGTTGGTAAATCATGTTTGATCAGGCGCTTCACAGAGGGGAGGTTCGCCCAAGTTTCTGACCCTACAGTTGGTGTGGATTTTTTCTCCCGCCTGGTTGAGATTGAGCCGGGAAAACGAATAAAGCTCCAGATATGGGATACGGCAGGTCAGGAGCGCTTCAG GTCCATTACTAGAGCGTACTACCGTAACTCAGTAGGAGGCCTGCTGCTCTTTGATATCACAAATCGCCGCTCATTTCAGAACGTGCGTGAGTGGCTAGAGGAGGCACGCAGTCATGTGCAACCACACACCATCGTCTTCCTTCTAGTGGGCCACAAGTGCGATCTGGAGACACAACGTCAGGTCTCCCGGCATGAGGCCGAGAAGTTGGCATCGGTTTTCGGCATGCGTTACGTGGAGACTTCGGCGTGCGATGCCATCAACGTGGAAAGGGCGTTCACCGAGCTCACGCGTGACATCTTTGAGTTGGTCAAGCATGGAGACATCACTATTGAAGAAGACTGGGAGGGGGTGCGGAGCGGCTTTGTTCCTAACATGGTGCACTCATCCGAGGAGGTAACAAAGAATGAACGCCGGTGCTACTGCTGA
- the vbp1 gene encoding prefoldin subunit 3 has translation MAATIEKSSAAAANKKKHLGIPEAVFVEDVDSFMKQPGNDTADVVLRKLDEQYQKYKYMELNLVQKKMRLKNQIPQIKQTLEILRHMQKKKETTDPMETHFLLADNVYCKASVPPTDKVCLWLGANVMLEYDIDEAQTLLEKNLGTASRNLESLQEDLDFLRDQFTTTEVNMARVYNWDVKRRSKDNLLKSAERS, from the exons ATGGCGGCCACCATAGAGAAGAGCAGTGCTGCAGCTGCGAACAAGAAGAAACACTTAGGAATCCCTGAAGCGGTGTTTGTA GAGGATGTGGATTCGTTCATGAAGCAGCCCGGCAATGACACAGCAGATGTCGTACTGAGGAAGCTGGATGAACAATaccagaaatataaatatatggaaCTCAATCTGGTTCAGAAAAAAATGAG ATTGAAAAACCAGATACCCCAAATCAAGCAGACGTTGGAAATCTTACGGCATATGCAGAAGAAAAAG GAAACTACAGACCCAATGGAGACACATTTTCTATTGGCTGACAATGTGTACTGCAAGGCCTCCGTTCCACCCACGgataaagtgtgtttgtggcttGGG GCCAACGTAATGTTGGAATATGATATAGATGAAGCTCAGACGCTGCTGGAGAAGAATCTCGGCACGGCTTCTCGAAACCTGGAGTCTCTTCAGGAAGATCTTGACTTCCTCCGGGACCAGTTCACAACCACTGAAGTCA ATATGGCACGTGTGTACAACTGGGATGTCAAGAGGAGGAGCAAAGACAACCTTCTTAAATCAGCTGAGAGGTCTTAG